One Sanguibacter sp. HDW7 DNA window includes the following coding sequences:
- the rsgA gene encoding ribosome small subunit-dependent GTPase A, with amino-acid sequence MSPRQRDESDFRSRPSRRGSRPRTKQRPEHADAERGLVTGVDRGRYTLLLDEDGPDERVVTAMKARELTRSRVVCGDAVDVVGDTSGEDGSLARIVRIAERTSVLRRTADDTDPYERIVVANADQLVIVTALADPEPRPRMIDRCVVAAYDAGMDVLLCLTKSDLASPDALLALYEPLGVEVVVTRRDDAGGVPAADAVRDRLRGRTSVLVGHSGVGKSTLVNALVPGAARATGRVNDVTGRGRHTSTSAVALRLPGAEGWVIDTPGVRSFGLAHVEPATILAAFDDLAEAAEECPRGCTHLTDAPDCELDTWVAAVTEDPAEHAWRARRLDSFRRVLAARTGAAE; translated from the coding sequence ATGAGCCCACGGCAGCGTGACGAGTCCGACTTCCGCTCGCGCCCCTCGCGGCGCGGCTCGCGGCCGCGCACCAAGCAGCGGCCCGAGCATGCGGACGCGGAGCGCGGCCTCGTCACGGGCGTCGACCGCGGGCGCTACACGCTGCTCCTCGACGAGGACGGCCCCGACGAGCGCGTCGTCACCGCGATGAAGGCGCGCGAGCTCACGCGCTCGCGCGTCGTGTGCGGCGACGCCGTCGACGTCGTGGGCGACACGAGCGGCGAGGACGGCTCCCTCGCACGCATCGTCCGCATCGCCGAGCGCACGTCGGTGCTGCGCCGCACGGCCGACGACACCGACCCCTACGAGCGGATCGTCGTCGCGAACGCCGACCAGCTCGTCATCGTCACGGCGCTCGCCGACCCGGAGCCGCGCCCGCGCATGATCGATCGCTGCGTCGTCGCCGCGTACGACGCAGGCATGGACGTCCTGCTGTGCCTGACGAAGTCCGACCTCGCCTCCCCCGACGCGCTGCTCGCGCTCTACGAGCCGCTCGGCGTCGAGGTCGTCGTGACGCGCCGCGACGACGCCGGCGGCGTCCCCGCGGCGGACGCCGTGCGGGACCGCCTGCGGGGGCGCACGTCCGTGCTCGTCGGGCACTCGGGCGTCGGCAAGTCGACGCTCGTCAACGCGCTCGTCCCGGGCGCCGCGCGTGCGACCGGGCGCGTCAACGACGTCACGGGCCGCGGCCGGCACACCTCGACGAGCGCCGTCGCGCTGCGGCTGCCCGGCGCCGAGGGCTGGGTCATCGACACCCCGGGCGTGCGGTCCTTCGGCCTCGCGCACGTCGAGCCCGCGACGATCCTCGCGGCGTTCGACGACCTCGCCGAGGCCGCCGAGGAGTGCCCGCGCGGATGCACCCACCTCACTGATGCTCCCGACTGCGAGCTCGACACGTGGGTCGCGGCCGTCACCGAGGATCCTGCCGAGCACGCATGGCGTGCGCGTCGCCTCGACTCCTTCCGCCGCGTGCTCGCGGCCCGCACGGGCGCAGCCGAGTAG
- a CDS encoding glycosyl hydrolase 53 family protein: MAAPADDGPVAAGITVAKVDGLREDFINGVDVSSVLALEASGVVFRDAAGQPADLFVTLADAGVTWVRVRVWNDPWTADGHGYGGGNNDVAAAAEIGRRATSAGLDLLVDLHYSDFWADPGKQKAPKAWASLSVDEKATATYEFTRDALTTIEAAGADVDMVQVGNETNNGVAGVTGMANMAKIFSAGSRAVREVTPDAKVAVHFTNPERGTYPGYAKGLQDNGVDYDVFGSSYYPFWHGSLENLTSTLSTVAATYGKEVAVMETSWARTLADGDGHENVIKTAFAQYPISVQGQATAVRDVVAAVNAVPGGKGLGVFYWEPAWLPVGPASQLEANKVLWERDGSGWAASYAGEYDPDDAGKWFGGSAWDNQSLFADDGTPLESLNVFRYARTGAVAAHTPQSVTPVAVTGVAGTPVELPAQVTLVYADTTSELVDVTWSGAQDWIRGAGTFTVTGTTASGIDAVATITLTDPTTEHLANPSFETGALAPWTTTGGTVKREAGNQIEGTYALNFYSATGGAYGVEQVVTGLPAGSYTFTLPLHGSGSDGTQEVFATSEGVTTTAPAHLLGWQQYDRPSVEVIVGDSGTATVGLRGTFTAGGWAWLDAASLVETAAPGADTTSLAEVVARADALRAADWTVASFAPVGAALEIGRVVLAGSAADEATVLAATTLLTESLDGLVGYVTAITATVSRTDYAFGESFDPATVTVTGTLAAGGSRRLAAGEFTVTGFDARTSGTQDLVVQAAASVPTNSATAPSTTVRVVVGAEPTPEPTTPEPTTAPPTTAPPATAPPTTAPPTTAPPTTAPPTTAPPTTAPPTTAPPVVPSKVTVSLVPARSRISYGATTQVKVRVVGATAAPSGTVGIYDGSRRIASARLVVSGSTGRATVRLPKNLAVGTHSLRAVYSGSRTTVAGRSATVRLVVAKARPSMSASVRSNWLVVRVAAPGLPTSSYVTVKVKGRTIGRAKVVKGVAKIRLTSLPAGKHTLSVRLPSSRNVAERTIMVKVKVTKRPTVVRVR; this comes from the coding sequence GTGGCGGCACCCGCCGACGACGGCCCGGTCGCCGCAGGCATCACGGTCGCGAAGGTCGACGGCCTGCGCGAGGACTTCATCAACGGCGTCGACGTCTCGAGCGTCCTCGCGCTCGAGGCGTCGGGCGTCGTGTTCCGCGACGCGGCCGGTCAGCCGGCGGACCTCTTCGTGACCCTTGCGGACGCAGGCGTCACGTGGGTGCGGGTGCGCGTCTGGAACGACCCGTGGACGGCCGACGGTCACGGCTACGGAGGCGGCAACAACGACGTCGCGGCCGCGGCCGAGATCGGCCGGCGGGCGACGTCGGCCGGGCTCGACCTGCTCGTCGACCTCCACTACTCCGACTTCTGGGCCGACCCCGGCAAGCAGAAGGCGCCCAAGGCGTGGGCGTCCCTCTCGGTCGACGAGAAGGCGACCGCGACCTACGAGTTCACGCGCGACGCTCTCACGACGATCGAGGCGGCCGGCGCGGACGTCGACATGGTCCAGGTCGGCAACGAGACGAACAACGGCGTCGCCGGCGTCACCGGCATGGCGAACATGGCGAAGATCTTCAGCGCCGGCTCCCGCGCGGTGCGCGAGGTGACGCCTGACGCCAAGGTCGCGGTGCACTTCACGAACCCCGAGCGCGGCACGTACCCGGGCTACGCCAAGGGTCTGCAGGACAACGGCGTCGACTACGACGTCTTCGGCAGCTCGTACTACCCGTTCTGGCACGGGTCGCTCGAGAACCTCACGTCGACCCTCTCGACGGTCGCGGCGACGTACGGCAAGGAGGTCGCCGTCATGGAGACCTCGTGGGCCCGCACGCTCGCCGACGGCGACGGGCACGAGAACGTCATCAAGACCGCGTTCGCCCAGTACCCGATCTCGGTGCAGGGCCAGGCGACGGCGGTGCGCGACGTCGTGGCGGCCGTCAACGCCGTCCCCGGCGGCAAGGGCCTCGGCGTCTTCTACTGGGAGCCCGCGTGGCTGCCCGTGGGCCCGGCCTCGCAGCTCGAGGCGAACAAGGTCCTCTGGGAGCGCGACGGCTCGGGCTGGGCCGCGAGCTACGCGGGGGAGTACGACCCGGACGACGCCGGGAAGTGGTTCGGCGGCTCGGCGTGGGACAACCAGTCGCTGTTCGCCGACGACGGCACGCCGCTCGAGTCGCTCAACGTCTTCCGCTACGCCCGCACGGGCGCGGTCGCCGCGCACACGCCGCAGTCGGTGACCCCCGTCGCCGTCACGGGCGTGGCCGGCACGCCGGTCGAGCTGCCCGCGCAGGTGACGCTCGTCTACGCGGACACGACGAGCGAGCTCGTCGACGTCACGTGGTCGGGTGCACAGGACTGGATCCGCGGCGCGGGCACCTTCACGGTGACCGGCACGACGGCCTCGGGGATCGACGCGGTCGCGACGATCACCCTCACGGACCCGACCACCGAGCACCTCGCCAACCCGAGCTTCGAGACGGGCGCGCTCGCCCCGTGGACGACGACGGGCGGCACGGTGAAGCGGGAGGCCGGCAACCAGATCGAGGGAACCTACGCCCTCAACTTCTACTCGGCCACCGGCGGCGCCTACGGCGTCGAGCAGGTCGTCACAGGGCTGCCCGCAGGCAGCTACACGTTCACCCTGCCGCTCCACGGCAGCGGCAGCGACGGCACGCAGGAGGTCTTCGCGACGTCCGAGGGCGTGACGACGACAGCCCCCGCGCACCTGCTCGGCTGGCAGCAGTACGACCGCCCCTCGGTCGAGGTCATCGTGGGCGACTCGGGCACCGCGACCGTCGGGCTGCGCGGCACCTTCACCGCGGGCGGGTGGGCGTGGCTCGACGCGGCCTCGCTCGTCGAGACCGCGGCGCCGGGCGCCGACACGACGTCGCTCGCGGAGGTCGTCGCACGTGCGGACGCGCTCCGCGCGGCCGACTGGACGGTCGCGTCCTTCGCGCCCGTCGGTGCTGCGCTCGAGATCGGCCGCGTCGTCCTCGCGGGCTCCGCGGCTGACGAGGCCACGGTCCTCGCGGCGACGACGCTGCTCACCGAGTCGCTCGACGGACTCGTCGGGTACGTCACCGCGATCACGGCGACTGTCTCCCGCACGGACTACGCGTTCGGCGAGTCCTTCGACCCCGCGACCGTCACGGTGACGGGGACGCTCGCGGCCGGCGGTTCCCGACGGCTCGCGGCCGGCGAGTTCACCGTGACCGGCTTCGACGCGCGAACGTCAGGCACGCAGGACCTCGTCGTCCAGGCGGCGGCCTCGGTGCCGACGAACTCGGCGACCGCCCCGAGCACGACGGTGCGCGTCGTCGTCGGTGCGGAGCCCACGCCCGAGCCGACGACTCCCGAGCCGACGACGGCTCCGCCGACGACGGCTCCGCCCGCGACGGCGCCGCCCACGACCGCTCCTCCGACGACGGCGCCGCCCACGACGGCTCCTCCGACGACGGCGCCGCCTACGACGGCTCCTCCGACGACGGCTCCGCCCGTCGTCCCGTCGAAGGTCACGGTGTCTCTCGTGCCGGCGCGGTCACGCATCTCCTACGGCGCGACGACCCAGGTGAAGGTCAGGGTCGTCGGCGCGACGGCGGCCCCGTCGGGCACGGTGGGGATCTATGACGGCTCGCGTCGTATCGCCTCGGCACGCCTCGTGGTGAGCGGGTCGACGGGTCGCGCCACGGTCAGGCTCCCGAAGAACCTCGCGGTCGGCACCCACAGCCTCCGCGCGGTCTACAGCGGGTCGCGGACCACGGTCGCCGGCCGCTCTGCCACGGTCCGTCTCGTCGTGGCGAAGGCACGTCCGTCGATGTCGGCGTCTGTCAGGTCGAACTGGCTCGTCGTCCGCGTCGCTGCCCCTGGTCTGCCGACGAGCTCGTACGTGACGGTCAAGGTCAAGGGCCGCACGATCGGACGCGCCAAGGTCGTCAAGGGCGTCGCGAAGATCCGGCTGACGAGCCTCCCGGCGGGGAAGCACACGCTCAGCGTGCGGCTCCCGAGCAGCAGGAACGTCGCTGAGCGCACGATCATGGTCAAGGTGAAGGTCACCAAGAGGCCTACGGTCGTGCGCGTGCGTTGA
- a CDS encoding ParA family protein, with protein MSSAVRPRDVLCAVGADHEDVVATVLAGTRAPVRLVRRCAHLVEMLGLLESGTGEVVLVSVERSAGDRLDRDTVARAQACGAVVVALVESVDDDGAAEAARAWALGVDLVLPTTLLDDALGERLGAAARRTATPAPMAEPATTADDPSGALGADPRRAPGHLVVVWGPPGSPGRTTTAVNLAAELAAHRPRQIGHETPRVLLVDADSHAPSVAQHLALLDESSGLALAVRAAGQGRLDVGVLSGLAPPVGLLHVLTGIARAARWPELSGAALEAVWLSARELADIVVVDVAAPLEHDEALSYDTRAPQRNAATLSALAAADTIVIVGGADPVAVQRLVHGLGDLGEIPALTRDRLLVLTRARASVTGGRPASVLGDALARYAGVRPDHVVPDDVAAHDTALLEGGTLAEHAPGSPVRRVYVALAEEVLARRRAGLERHAAAAGARSGG; from the coding sequence GTGAGCAGCGCCGTGCGCCCGCGCGACGTCCTGTGCGCGGTCGGCGCGGACCACGAGGACGTCGTCGCGACGGTTCTTGCGGGGACGCGAGCGCCCGTGCGCCTCGTGCGGCGCTGCGCGCACCTCGTCGAGATGCTCGGCCTGCTCGAGTCCGGCACGGGGGAGGTCGTGCTCGTGAGCGTCGAGAGGTCGGCCGGCGACCGGCTCGACCGGGACACGGTCGCGCGCGCCCAGGCGTGCGGCGCCGTCGTCGTCGCGCTCGTCGAGTCCGTCGACGACGACGGAGCGGCCGAGGCAGCGCGGGCATGGGCGCTCGGTGTCGACCTCGTCCTGCCGACGACGCTCCTCGACGACGCGCTCGGCGAGCGTCTCGGCGCGGCAGCGCGCCGCACCGCGACGCCGGCACCGATGGCCGAGCCCGCGACGACGGCCGACGACCCGTCAGGGGCGCTCGGGGCCGACCCACGCCGGGCGCCCGGGCACCTCGTCGTCGTGTGGGGACCACCGGGATCACCCGGCCGCACGACGACGGCCGTCAACCTCGCCGCCGAGCTCGCCGCCCACAGGCCGCGGCAGATCGGCCACGAGACCCCGCGCGTCCTGCTCGTCGACGCCGACTCGCACGCGCCGTCGGTCGCGCAGCACCTCGCGCTGCTCGACGAGTCCTCCGGGCTCGCGCTCGCCGTCCGCGCCGCGGGCCAGGGCAGGCTCGACGTGGGGGTGCTCTCGGGCCTCGCCCCGCCGGTCGGGCTGCTCCACGTCCTGACCGGCATCGCGCGCGCGGCGCGCTGGCCCGAGCTCTCGGGCGCAGCCCTCGAGGCGGTATGGCTCTCGGCGAGGGAGCTCGCCGACATCGTCGTCGTCGACGTCGCGGCACCGCTCGAGCACGACGAGGCACTCAGCTACGATACGCGTGCGCCGCAGCGCAACGCGGCGACGCTCTCCGCGCTCGCGGCCGCGGACACGATCGTCATCGTCGGTGGCGCGGACCCGGTCGCGGTGCAGCGGCTCGTCCACGGGCTCGGCGACCTCGGGGAGATCCCCGCGCTCACGCGCGACCGCCTCCTCGTCCTCACGCGGGCGCGCGCGTCGGTCACGGGAGGACGCCCCGCCTCGGTTCTCGGGGACGCGCTCGCGCGGTACGCCGGGGTCCGACCCGACCACGTCGTGCCTGACGACGTCGCTGCGCACGACACCGCGCTCCTCGAGGGCGGGACCCTCGCCGAGCACGCGCCGGGCTCTCCCGTGCGGCGCGTGTACGTGGCGCTCGCGGAGGAGGTGCTGGCACGGCGTCGTGCCGGGCTCGAGCGGCACGCCGCCGCTGCGGGTGCCCGCAGCGGTGGTTGA
- a CDS encoding LysM peptidoglycan-binding domain-containing protein yields the protein MPTPIKQHQNPSKPIDTQRRRRSVPAALRAVIVAALLLVVAAALALSVVAALGADDIPSGAVRAAVGLLGALVALRAAAWSLVAAAVCLADGTGRAARRAEAALRARAPVLARQLLVGAAGASLVLAPLPASAVSLSPDVAAPPPAAVAVGASATDVLAWPVAATQRAASTSQPADPAASGRPHTSKAPGTSAARKPPEARKPSAEHGSSGGRVVVRPGDTLWGLAAAALPSATDADLVAAWPVLHALNREAIGHDPDLLQPGTELRLPTVDADGRTFRTTDSDLPETR from the coding sequence ATGCCGACGCCCATCAAACAGCATCAAAACCCATCGAAGCCGATCGACACGCAGCGCCGTCGAAGGTCCGTGCCGGCCGCGCTGCGAGCCGTCATCGTCGCGGCGCTCCTGCTCGTCGTCGCTGCGGCGCTCGCGCTCTCCGTGGTGGCGGCTCTGGGTGCGGACGACATCCCGAGCGGTGCGGTGCGGGCCGCCGTCGGCCTCCTCGGTGCGCTCGTCGCGCTGCGCGCCGCGGCATGGTCGCTCGTCGCCGCCGCCGTCTGCCTCGCCGACGGCACGGGCCGCGCGGCCCGTCGCGCCGAGGCGGCTCTGCGCGCCCGCGCCCCTGTCCTCGCCCGCCAGCTGCTCGTGGGTGCCGCCGGCGCGTCCCTCGTCCTCGCGCCGCTCCCCGCCTCCGCGGTCTCCCTGAGCCCGGACGTCGCGGCACCGCCGCCCGCCGCGGTCGCCGTGGGCGCCTCCGCGACGGACGTCCTCGCCTGGCCGGTCGCCGCCACCCAACGCGCCGCGTCGACCTCGCAGCCTGCGGACCCCGCGGCGTCAGGCCGTCCGCACACCTCGAAGGCCCCTGGCACGTCGGCTGCGCGCAAGCCGCCAGAGGCGCGCAAGCCGTCGGCGGAGCACGGGTCGTCGGGCGGACGCGTCGTCGTGCGTCCGGGCGACACGCTCTGGGGCCTCGCCGCCGCGGCACTGCCCTCCGCGACCGATGCCGACCTCGTCGCGGCCTGGCCTGTGCTCCACGCGCTCAACCGCGAGGCGATCGGCCACGATCCCGACCTCCTGCAGCCGGGCACCGAGCTGCGCCTCCCGACCGTCGACGCCGACGGCCGCACGTTCCGCACGACCGACAGCGACCTCCCGGAGACACGATGA
- the hisN gene encoding histidinol-phosphatase, giving the protein MTPQATYDDDLRLAHAIADQVDALTMSRFKALDLRVETKPDHTPVSDADKAAEDLVKGLLSRSRGRDAFLGEETGATGHSSRQWVVDPIDGTKSYVRGVPVWATLIALLVDGEPVVGLVSAPALQRRWWAARGTGAWSGRSLSAATRLRVSGVSNLEDASFSYSSLTGWQQIDRLTGLLTVSDSVWRTRAYGDFWSYMLVAEGAVDAAAEPELSLHDMAALVPIVTEAGGRFTSLAGVDGPHGGNGIATNGLLHDAFLEHLGTD; this is encoded by the coding sequence ATGACTCCGCAGGCCACGTACGACGACGACCTCCGCCTCGCGCACGCGATCGCCGACCAGGTCGACGCGCTGACGATGTCACGCTTCAAGGCGCTCGACCTGCGTGTCGAGACGAAGCCCGACCACACACCGGTCTCCGACGCCGACAAGGCCGCGGAGGACCTCGTCAAGGGCCTCCTGTCGCGCTCGCGCGGCCGCGACGCGTTCCTCGGCGAGGAGACCGGAGCGACCGGCCACAGCTCGCGGCAGTGGGTCGTCGACCCGATCGACGGCACGAAGAGCTACGTGCGCGGCGTGCCCGTGTGGGCGACGCTCATCGCGCTGCTCGTCGACGGCGAGCCCGTCGTCGGCCTCGTGAGCGCTCCCGCGCTCCAGCGCCGCTGGTGGGCCGCCCGCGGCACGGGCGCCTGGTCGGGGCGTTCGCTGTCCGCCGCGACGCGCCTGCGCGTCTCGGGCGTGAGCAACCTCGAGGACGCGTCGTTCTCGTACTCGAGCCTCACCGGCTGGCAGCAGATCGACCGGCTCACGGGCCTGCTCACGGTCTCGGACTCCGTGTGGCGGACACGCGCGTACGGCGACTTCTGGTCGTACATGCTCGTCGCCGAGGGCGCGGTCGACGCCGCAGCGGAGCCCGAGCTCTCGCTGCACGACATGGCGGCCCTCGTGCCGATCGTCACGGAGGCAGGAGGCCGCTTCACGTCGCTCGCGGGCGTCGACGGGCCGCACGGAGGCAACGGGATCGCGACCAACGGCCTCCTCCACGACGCGTTCCTCGAGCACCTCGGCACGGACTGA
- a CDS encoding helix-turn-helix domain-containing protein: MAPRFITLADVATELAISADQAYALVRSGDLPAIQIGGRGQWRIEVAELDKFVARKYEETKARLQG; this comes from the coding sequence ATGGCACCCCGGTTCATCACCCTCGCGGACGTCGCGACCGAGCTCGCGATCAGCGCCGACCAGGCGTACGCACTCGTGCGGTCGGGCGACCTCCCCGCGATCCAGATCGGCGGACGCGGCCAGTGGCGCATCGAGGTGGCCGAGCTCGACAAGTTCGTCGCCCGCAAGTACGAGGAGACGAAGGCCCGGCTCCAGGGCTGA
- a CDS encoding sugar ABC transporter permease: MAPHAAPEGATSLQRSTRWPGWKYLLAVGIVGYATFPLLYVLSAAFAESGTLTGSTRLFTSFSTKNFAALSDTRYWTWAGNSLEVAVATALGSVLMGAAAAYAFSRFRFRGRRTGLTTLLVIQMFPQMLAFVAIFLLLLTLGEVVPALGLNSKLALICVYLGGALGTNTFLMYGFFNTIPTELDEAARIDGATHAQIYWGIVLRLTTPILAVVALLSFIASFGEFILARVVLTSEKSWTLAVGMFTWVSDQLNANWGTFAAGAVLAALPVLVLFLALQKYIVSGLTAGSVKG; the protein is encoded by the coding sequence ATGGCTCCGCACGCAGCGCCCGAGGGCGCCACGTCGCTCCAGCGCTCGACGCGCTGGCCCGGCTGGAAATACCTGCTCGCCGTGGGCATCGTCGGCTACGCGACGTTCCCGCTGCTCTACGTGCTCTCGGCGGCGTTCGCCGAGTCAGGCACGCTCACCGGCTCGACGAGGCTGTTCACGTCGTTCTCGACGAAGAACTTCGCGGCGCTCTCCGACACCCGCTACTGGACGTGGGCCGGCAACAGCCTCGAGGTCGCGGTCGCGACGGCGCTCGGCTCGGTGCTCATGGGCGCCGCGGCGGCGTACGCGTTCTCCCGCTTCCGCTTCCGCGGGCGTCGGACGGGCCTCACGACGCTGCTCGTCATCCAGATGTTCCCGCAGATGCTCGCGTTCGTCGCAATCTTCCTCCTGCTTCTCACCCTCGGGGAGGTCGTGCCCGCGCTCGGGCTCAACTCGAAGCTCGCGCTCATCTGCGTCTACCTCGGCGGGGCCCTCGGCACGAACACGTTCCTCATGTACGGGTTCTTCAACACGATCCCCACCGAGCTCGACGAGGCCGCACGCATCGACGGCGCGACCCACGCACAGATCTACTGGGGCATCGTCCTGCGGCTGACGACACCGATCCTCGCGGTCGTCGCCCTGCTGAGCTTCATCGCGTCGTTCGGCGAGTTCATCCTCGCGCGCGTCGTGCTGACGTCGGAGAAGTCCTGGACGCTCGCCGTGGGCATGTTCACGTGGGTGTCCGACCAGCTCAACGCCAACTGGGGCACGTTCGCGGCGGGCGCGGTCCTCGCGGCGCTGCCCGTGCTCGTCCTGTTCCTCGCGCTGCAGAAGTACATCGTCAGCGGCCTCACGGCGGGTTCCGTCAAGGGCTGA
- a CDS encoding Rv3235 family protein, whose translation MTTTMLSPARHGRTFAPREPAPPRGRPAAPPVVPTTAPRIRPEPFSATAAPRERTGPAPALPVPAHVAGRTAGRPGDPTALACSITQAVVEALRGVRPLAQLTRWLAPEIHAALARRCSVTLAEGPGSTRPARVRRARVHRVDDRAAEATVVIEDLDRVRAAALRLEHVRGAWRVTALVLG comes from the coding sequence ATGACGACGACGATGCTCAGCCCCGCCCGCCACGGCCGGACCTTCGCCCCGCGGGAGCCCGCTCCCCCGCGCGGACGGCCCGCAGCTCCGCCCGTCGTACCGACGACCGCGCCGCGGATCAGGCCCGAACCGTTCTCCGCGACCGCCGCACCGCGCGAGCGCACCGGACCTGCACCTGCGCTCCCCGTCCCCGCCCATGTCGCGGGCCGTACGGCCGGTCGACCAGGTGACCCGACGGCCCTCGCCTGCTCGATCACCCAGGCGGTCGTCGAGGCGCTGCGCGGGGTGCGCCCGCTCGCCCAGCTCACGCGGTGGCTCGCGCCCGAGATCCACGCGGCGCTCGCCCGGCGGTGCAGCGTGACGCTCGCGGAAGGCCCCGGCTCGACGCGACCCGCGCGCGTCCGCAGGGCGCGTGTCCACCGCGTCGACGACCGGGCTGCCGAGGCCACCGTCGTCATCGAGGACCTCGACCGCGTCCGCGCGGCCGCGCTGCGCCTCGAGCACGTCCGCGGGGCATGGCGCGTCACGGCTCTCGTCCTGGGCTGA
- a CDS encoding SAF domain-containing protein — MNRPAATGVPAQAPRLQRPGWKDPRLVVGVLLVAGSVALGSWTVRAARQTVPVLAAVTDLPAGHVLTDADLRPVEVALGPTGERYLGSDDAVAGAVLARPVRAGELVPGTLLVTRAEAGLRTVAIPLSGPLPGDVRVGGLVDVWLLPAPDPAGKEATAPHAVAQGLDVTAVATESGAFGSGLGPGTTVEVRVGDADLPTVLGALAAEGDLAIVAAAVGPQPGPATAPAAAPATGTP, encoded by the coding sequence GTGAACCGACCAGCCGCGACCGGCGTACCCGCTCAGGCACCCCGACTGCAACGTCCCGGGTGGAAGGACCCGCGCCTCGTCGTCGGGGTGCTCCTCGTGGCGGGCTCGGTCGCGCTCGGGTCGTGGACGGTCCGTGCCGCACGGCAGACCGTGCCCGTGCTGGCCGCCGTCACGGACCTGCCCGCGGGGCACGTCCTCACCGACGCGGACCTGCGTCCCGTCGAGGTCGCGCTCGGCCCGACGGGCGAGCGGTACCTCGGCAGCGACGACGCGGTCGCCGGTGCCGTCCTCGCCCGCCCGGTGCGCGCGGGCGAGCTCGTTCCCGGAACGCTGCTCGTCACGCGGGCCGAGGCGGGCCTGCGGACCGTCGCGATCCCGCTCTCGGGGCCTCTTCCCGGGGACGTCCGGGTCGGTGGGCTCGTCGATGTCTGGCTCCTGCCGGCGCCCGACCCTGCAGGGAAGGAGGCGACCGCGCCCCACGCCGTCGCGCAGGGGCTCGACGTCACGGCCGTCGCGACGGAGTCCGGGGCCTTCGGCAGCGGCCTCGGCCCCGGGACCACGGTCGAGGTGCGCGTCGGTGACGCCGACCTGCCGACGGTCCTCGGTGCGCTCGCGGCGGAGGGCGACCTCGCGATCGTCGCGGCGGCCGTCGGGCCGCAGCCGGGCCCCGCCACCGCACCCGCGGCAGCCCCTGCGACGGGCACGCCGTGA